The Diospyros lotus cultivar Yz01 chromosome 11, ASM1463336v1, whole genome shotgun sequence region cattaaatgtcccaagtcatagcaatgtcaagaatggacattgacaattgcggtaagacttgtatgtgctatgtttttgctatgtgatagcaatgggggtctcacacccataggcatggggatgcctaaacaagtacataggtgaccaatgttagagaacatgtcactaggcatgactcgccatgagaatccattttggttatatgttgatggaattctcatacgagatgggtgtaagtaatccttggacctgagattgtcacgatcatctcataagaagaccgatatgctttgacatcatttcgatgggcctagataaaggctgcacgtgggcgatcgttgggcatatcgtgagtcttatggagatgggtgcataaccaagatgggactcgtctatcccttgatagaggatgatgtatctaaggcgccttcggtggatatttactttaaatctatggccacggtgaaagagatcaataaggagttattgatttactttctattaagtgaagatatctggaagaccaaagaaaattcatatgatcgttatcaagcaacacatcgccatacttgagatcacataagatacattaacgagaggatcgaattacatggtaaccgtgctcgtgaaaggttatttgtagattatgaatccttctgaataattgggtaggcatgatgccttgctagaggccaatcctGTCTTATCTGTTCGTACCgatacattgccaacatattcggaagcctaatgattaatacgcaataggcacggtccctagcttaaactaTGAGAGCAGatatatggttaagtgggacactttgtcaagaagttgtgtcgtcgtaggttctcacggaaaaagaacaaatagacgtaatgacgtcgatatgacgaggggtcgtcataaaggaaagagtttcataaaataacaattgattaaattataaagaagttcttaatttaataatttgggcttaatttaatacttgggcaaaataaagtatttgggccaaatattaaattaaattaaatttttgggctaaattagatttggattaaatattaaataataaatattgtatttgggctaaattagatttgggccaaatattgaatattaaatatttgggcttgaattagatttgggccaaatattttataaatggatttgggccactttaatttctagttgggctaggattaatgggctagcccaatcaatgtccattagggtttaggaaaccctaggagattgcttctctataaatagccctttatgggatgcccaaattacgccatttattttgttggttttcaagagttgaaaatcaattcttttcccgtccattcataagccttgttaggagaaggagctagcactcccattctgctctcctcgccaacggacaCACgtcgcgtatcacaagttagaggccaaatgcttggacggctcgaatccacgaacaactcgataatctaaagattagatttatttatttgtatgtgaatgatttgatttcgacgttgattcAATCGCCGGGAtaggggtaaggttcaaaatttttgaactacgatGTTTGCCCCGTAGATATCTTGCTTGAATTTCATTAAGGACAGACTGACTGTGCTGAACTAACCTCGTCCTTGTCTAATCAAATGGATGATAAATGGCACTATGAGAGAGAGGTTATGGTTGCCTTGTGGACATTCCGTCGGGGTAGACTCAGGCGCTTGGGGGCAAATTGATTGTGCCTATTTGACCCCCATCCCTATCTGATCTAGGGAACAATAGACGACACGATGAGAGAGACTGGGATGGCCTTGAGGCTCGCTCATCGGTGTAAACCTAGGTGCTTGGGGATGGATTGACCATGCCAGACTGACCCCTGTCCTTGTCTAATCCAAGGGACAgtagagatgagagagaaagagataacgAGATGGCCTCGCGAGTGGTCAGGGTAGACCCGGGCGCTTGAGGGTGAATTGACTGTGTCGATCTAACCCCTGCACTTGTTTGATCCAAGGGACAGTAGACGTTAtgatgagagagagattaagaTGGCCACTAGCACTGTTGGTTTTTTAAGCATCGAATTTTGTTGACGAGAGAGCCTTAGTGTAGAACTGATAAATATAAGACTTAACAACTTTTTTTCCATGCCAGGTTTCCTAGACTTCTTCCATATTTATATAACCCTTAGCCCATAACTTGAGGTCATTTGGGTTGGCTGGAGGTTTCAGAGCTAGCGATTAGTAAAGGGCCCCAATTTAAGCCCTATCGTAATAGCATATAGGGAAATGGATGGGTTTAGATCCCTGATCTGAATGGCCTCCTGGTTGAACCTATGCAGGAAGGCTCGGAGTAACTCATTCTTTCCTTGTCTCAAATTAATAAGGCTTGTCGATGTTTTATGATGTGCTTTACTGGTGGAGAAGTGGGTAAGAAAGCATGTGGTTAGCTCGAAGAAGTCATGAATAGAGCTTGATTCCAAGGAGCAAAACCACAACATGGTCGACTTCTTAAGTGTGATAGAAAACGCTCGACACATGATCGGATTTGTGCCTCCGCTTAACAACATCGTGGCATTAAACATGGTGAGGTGTTCCTGGGGGTTGAAGGTGCCATTATATGGTTCCAAGGTGTTGGGAAGGCAGAAGCCATCGAGACAAGGTACAAACATAATGAACTCTAAGAAGGGGTTGCCCGGAGCACATAGGGATGTGTAAGGTGGAAGAACATGAGTATAGGTAGCCTGGTGTTGGTGGTGACTACATTCTGTGCTGTCATCGACCCACTCATTGCATTGGTCACGCTGTAGATTTTGGGTTAACTCAGCAACTTAGTTTTGGAGTTGTTGGTCAGTTCGAAGAAGCACCTCCATGGTCGTTGGATTTTTTGGTTGGTGTTATTGGCATTTTGTTCTTGGTTAGGGACGCTTCTGGTTCACACCATGAGAGGGTGGTGGGATTGGTTTGAAAGGATTTGGTGAgattatggggtaggtaagttttatcgGGCCCCACAGTGGGCGTAAATGTTCCTTCCAACCAAAAAAGGGTTGGCTATCAAACGTGAGTCTTGAGGCGTAGAAAGATCTGGCTCCGACAATGGCGCTACAAGGAGTGGCTGGCACCTACAAGCTATAATGCATGGAAATGGCTTGAAGGCGCCATTTCGACGTTTCCAAACCATTTCTAGTTTCAAAAATCGGAAAAAATGACCCGAAATGTTTTCGGGctatttgtgtaatttttaaaaacttctGAGCCGTCTCAGCAATTAATAAGTTTTGCTGGAAACGCGTTTCTAGACGGAAACGTGTTTCAGCCGCTTCCAATGGCTTCACAAAAAGCCCTAACCCCccaattttttcctttcctcctcctcctcttcttcttcttccttttcttcttccagttCGAGTTCgatcgccctcaccctcgctgccATCTGCTTCCGATCCGGTTGCTTCGTTGCTCTCACCGCCGTCTGGTTCGTCACACTCGCCGTCTGGTTCGTTTCGGTGCTCCTCGTCTTCTGCTTCCAACGTCTCCCCGTCTACTTCCAGCGCCTCGTTTCGTGCCCTCGCCGTCGTCGCCCTCTCCGTCGTGTCATCTTCTGCTTCATTGCCCTCATCGCCATCTGCTCAACGTTTGCTTCCCTCTTGTAAGTAATCTCCCTGGCTGCTTCCCTCTTTGTGGCTTATATGTGCAAATGCAATTACAGTTGGCTTGTatagttgtatatatttaatttaagtgagTTTTGTATGCAATTACAGTGTTGTATGTGCAATTAGAGTGTTGTATGCGATTACAGTGTtgtatgtttattgtttatatttgaatttttttatttttttattttttatattaaaaattatatttataaaaaaacccctatattttttaaatttacagtttacccaGCGTTTTCGTTTCCtacctttttagaaaaatgtcattttcgcgtttccgtttcctatctAAAACGTCTCCCATTttcgtttccgtgcaacctagCCTACAAGCACTCCAATGCATAAGTGGGAATAGGAATTGGCAGTATAACAGTAGGGCTAGACAAGAATATGCCTTGGTCTGTGATCAGGCTAGAATATATAGAGGAGATCCACTTGTGCGCATGCTTGTCCTGGAGTTATAAGGAAACGAGACTGAAAAGTCCTGCGCCAGCTATGCTTTTCAATCAAACATAATGCTGATAAGACAGATAATAAATACGGGAGAGGACTTGCCGAAGAAGGCATGGCGTGGACAGGACCTGTAAtaaatgcaatcaaatgacaAAGGTGCCTGTGTTGCCATCTTGACATCGAGCCAAGGCCGAGCCACGAGTCTGGGCTTTGCGCCGGCCATTGAGTTTCTATTTGGGCCAGGCCCAATAGGGTTGGTATGATCcatatccctattaccaaatttattcaaaattgtttATTAACATCAACAACAAGTTTGTTACCAAATTCATTCACATGATAACTGTTTGTTCACCTTACCTATCATAAAGGGAAATAGACTAACAAATTAACTTTACTTGTCATAAGgtaaatcaaaatttaacaaataaggagTAAGAGTTCACCTAgtgatcaaacaaaaaaatcatgAATACAATAAGATAGAGTTATATGTTTATCATaactagataaatttaatagcACCGGACTCCATGGAATGAACTTGCTCTTACTAGATGGCAttctagaaaataataataataataataaatttattaggaaTAGAAATGCGAAAACCCTATTTCTCAAGAATAGAAATCCTTAGGGAAAATCATTAGGCACAATTTGAGAATCACAAGAAAAAATTTAGGTAGagagataaaagaaagaagGCTCAAGTTCGCCTATTCTCAGGAATGCAAAGACGTCGACCATGGCTACAGAAACAACGGCCACGAGACACAAACTACTCATTGCTGACTGAGTTACCTCGCCAACTATCAGGATCTCACGTGCCTAATTTTCCCACAAAACATCGTCATAGCCTCTTAaaatagagagagggagatgctAAACAGGCTCTGACATAGAGAGTtcatatgtgtgtatgtgtgtgtatacatatatatatgtatgtgcgaAGAGGGTTGTTGATTCATCTGTTGAGAAATCATCAGTTATTCGACTACCATTTTGACAAGATAGACGATCATCATCTATAGAGAGAAGCAACAACCCTCTCAAATTCCCAATTCTTCATGGAAGTGTGAAGATTGAAAGAAAGACGAACAGCAAATATtagtgaaaataaaagaaaagaaatgaatagGTGAAGGACGTTTCATAGGTGAGGTTTTATAAAAGGGCATATGtgtaatttatgtttatttgtaaaatgttagataaatttatctgtaaaaagTAAGATAAGAAGTCTAATGATGGgtttttcaagaataatcagataaatttaacaaacacgttaGAAATGATGGAACTCCGGGATACTTCCCATATCTTAGCTTTTCTAACCTATATAATCTTGATTAATAAATGCCCCCTTATTGAGATTAGCTTGTTGTAACGcaatgaaagagaaaagaagatggACGGTAGACAGAGAAAAGGTGGAGGAAAGAGGAAACAGAAAAGGGAAAAGGATATGAGAAGGAAgggggaagagaagagaagtagACTAGTGAACAAAACAAcattgatttgatttgtttggaTTGTGATTTGACTAAGATTAAGTTGCAATCCGAATTGATATTCggaattcttatatatatatatataacatatgtaTTATAAGTTTATACTTCATTTTAGTTTTGATCCAAATTATATTTCGTACTCAAATTGCATGCCTTAACCTTgtttataaaaacaaaagaatacaACATATATTGTCAACTTAATTGGttagaatttataaaaacaaaagaaggtAGAAAATGCCTCTCAACATTTAATAATGAAGATGAAAAATCTAGTCCAAAATTCCTTAATTATGAgggagaaatataaatataaaaataaaaatatacaataaaatataacaagtaAAAGTAACAGTTAGAACAAAAATGACAATATGGCACAGTGAGTGTCAATATTTTATGGTGCATATGTGTTTAAAGGCTACTTGAATTGGTATTAGCTCTTCCGACTCCTTGCACTAACTTTATTCCTAACCCACCTCTCAACATTGGCATTTCACATTTctagtttttataaaaaaacaaaataaacacaaaaactCACTTATTgtaaacaataaattattttaaaataaataaattatttaacccACCTCTCAACATTTGTTAGTTAATAAACAAACattctaatacaaaaataaatacgtATCATATATTGTCAACCGAATTAGGCAACTGTTGACAACTTAGTTAGATAAGAATTTATGAgtagaagaataaagaaaatatctCTCATACATTTGTTAATGAAGATGATTAGTGTGGTCCAAAATGCTATCCATATTGCCAACTTAATTCGATAgaaatttatgaatatatagAAGAATATAAGAATTGACTCTCaacatttgttaattaatgAAGATAATGAATACTGCAGTCCAACATTGCTTAATTAGGTAGAAATTTATGTGTTGTGTTGAAGAATGTAGAAAATGCAGCCCAACTTAATTAATTGAGcggaattttttcttttctttaggtaaaatatatatatataaaaaaggttttagaaaaaaatggaCTCAACGGGTTagcatacaaaataattaaaaaacacgAGTCATATCACAataagttaaaaagaaagattttaaataaaaacccaaATAACAACCGGacttatcaaaatttaataacttatCACCTTAataatcactaaaaataatcAACAACTACACGAGATATATATAAGAGCATGCATCTCATGTTGGgacaaataatacaaatgacatgaattaaaattcataaaaatatggaCTACTTAAAATAGCTTTAAGGAATTGGGTGGAAATTTGGAAAGGCTAAGATAAAATTTCCACCCATGTTCactacaaaattataaaaaaaaaaaaaagaaggaaaaaatctTCTTATATAATGGAAACTATGTATGGACTAGCGCTTCACCGAattaaaaatgcaatatttgtttaattatttatattatacgaTTCCGTAAAATTAGTATCCATTAGTCAAAGACTAATTATtttataaccaaaaaaaaaagagagagagaaaaatgaagaaaaaataaagccTATCACTTCCAtgcatcaataaaataaatgggaCCGTGACTCTATAAAAGGGAAGCCAAGGTCTCCATTTGCATGCATCACTGAATCAACAAACCAATCGATCAATCAGCAGTTAAAGCTTCGGTATGGCTTCAAAGTCCTTGGCATCCACCGCTCTCCTCCTCTCCCTCAACCTCCTCTTCTTCACTCTCGTCAGCTCCCAACGCGTACCGCCGCCAACTACGCCCGCTCCCTCGCCTGCCGGCGGTTGCCCCCAACTGGGTGTCTGCGTCAATTTACTGGACAGCCTCGTGAGGATCGTCATTGGGAAACCCCCAAACAACCAATGCTGCAGCCTCATCCCCGGCGTGCTTGATGTGCAAGCCGCCGTCTGCCTTTGCGCCGCAATTAAGGTCGATGCCCTGGAGATTCTTCATATCGACCTTGATGTTGCCCTGGGCTTGATACTCAATCACTGCGGCAGGACCCCCCCATCTGGCTTCCGTTGCCCTCGAGCTTAAAGAACCGCGTGCCATCACTCTTCACTCTGCGCTACTCACTTGTTCAACTGCTACTTAATCTAATTTCCATAAATCGTCTTCTCATGAGATGTGCTGATTAAGGACAGAGAACTACTTTCCTTAGTTATTTACATCCTCtatcaataaaatatacttCCTACTTTAATAAACTCTTTCGGCATTCCTATTCCAACATGCATGGCAGGTTTTTCAGCTTCTTTAATTTGTCCTCTCTTGGTACTCAATAATTAGAGTTACAAGATGtgcattatttattgtttttattgaCAAAGTTTTGTTGTTGATCAAGTATAATATAAGGAGAAAAATAACGATAAAATTGATTAACAACATTTTTCTAGTTTTGAATCAAGGATTAGCTTCTCGTGGTTATATAAAAGCTGGATATCTCTCATCCTAGATAAGCATTTGATCATATATATTCCAAATATCAATTTTGAGCTATCTTTAGCTCCTTAGTCTCCTCCCTGTCGCTCCACGCCCGCCTAATTAAGTATTGGAGTTCCTTTCTCGGCCAGCCGTGGGGCTTTCGCTATTTCTTTTTGTAGTCTGCCAACAATTGAAAAGCTTCAATAACTAAGAGGTGCCATCTTGGGAAATGAAGGCTATTCATATAACTAACTTTATGGCTGAAACCTAAAATCCCAAAAAAGAAGTTGTGTCGCTAAACACCAAGCTTTACTAGTTCAATTTTTATTGAGACTCATCAGTGTTAATAGCATGAATTTATATGTAGAGAGGGGCAAGAAACTAGATGGAGTAGTATAAGGAAAAATTCACAAGTATACAAAATTGAGTCATAAAATAGTGAATCAGATATTGTTCCAACGAAGAATATCTGTCTATTCACaagtatattaattattaaaattggtgaactttattattatttaaactattCAAAAAAGTTGTAATCAAactaaatctaaataaaattgaactaattaatataattcactacaagaaaatagtagatttgagacaaatttttttcttttgagacaGGGAAAactccatctcaaatttgaaatggattttgagatggaaaaaaatttcatcccaaattaaagacagtctctaaatctgtctcaaatttgagacagattttttcgtctcaaatttgagactgatttatagaagaaatttttcctctttttcgtctctaaattgcTCTCATTTTTGAGATAGAgtattttccatctctaattctgtctcaaacaagaaaaaattataaattaattaaaaatattaaaaatatagaattaaatatattccaaaatgaaatatatttaattaaagtttaattaaatagacttaaaatttaagtatataaattaatatatttcatgtgcataaaatatatattaaatgtataataactAACTAttgataatattcatttaaTGTATACAAAATGTTTCTTCTTTATGAGAGAGATATAGGGgcgtattttaaaaaaatagtgtatgaattatattttgtttagtgTGAAAAATACACTAAAACTGAATTGAACAATATTTAgagaatatataaatactattattaaattgaaaagattatataaatatttttagattgatgATAGAGTTAAGAAAagcacataaaattttaaaatcttggTATATCACAggattttgtaataattttttgaattacaaATAACAATATATCAAATATGATGGAGATGTAcattatttatgtaatatacATCAATTTATGTGTAGTACATTAAACACGACCTTAATTAATAATGTATTTAGTTATATCTTTATGAaacatttattcatttaataatatatttagaatactattcaatatttaattaatttatctgcGTTGTGTTTAATTAATCAtatgaattaacttaaattcatatgatcgaggtgacatgaaatttaaaaatataatataaatttattttaatataaatgagttgaaataaattttttaaattgaataaaaatataaataaaattatacatttaaaattatcatttaatgTACTTATAAAATGATACATATATGATCCTAGTATAGCGCTTTAATTAATCATAAGAGTcgtatgtaaataatataaaatgtaaagataatgcaaaaaaggtaaaatataacatataaaattaaatatatataaatgtaaactacatccaaaattttttaaattgaaatatatattaaatgtataataatttactattgATTCTGGACTCGTTTTCTTCTATTGTTGCAATTTCGATTATGTCAATTGTAATTACAATTCACTTAATAATCTTATGAGTCaatgaaatagaaaaactataTGATAAGGTAACGGGACTTTTGTTTTTTCCTCACTGTCGGCCTATGCGTAGGGCAACGGGCTTGTTGAGAATAACTTTTGTCATGAGTGTTCACGACACGTCTTTTTTTCCCATCGACATTATTAACCCCTGAACatcttaacaaatttgtttatcATAATGTCGCAGCTCCCCAGTTTCAAGTGTATATGCTTGTTGGAATTGTAGGCGTAATGCCTATGTTTgcaattagaaagaatatcTGTATATTTTTTTTCGTGGTTCAATGTAATGCTTACATCTACAATTAGAATacccatattttgttttcgcagTTCGACATAATGACTACGTCCGtgattagttttgtttttgtggTTTGGTGTAATGCCTACTCCCACGATTAGTTTTGTGAAAGATCACCCAAGATGGGGGTGAATTGTGTGTTTTGGagacttttaaaattatttgaaatatgatgaagtaaaatcatttaaaaataacactCTTCATAAACTAAAGGGAGTTGGAACAATTGATAATTTATAGGCACTGTGAAAGATTTTGCATAAAGAGAATTTTGAGAAACTTCAAACATATgatatatgaatatatagaaataaagatgaatgcatttaaaagaaaaagattgaGAAACCTTTTAGCATTATAAAAGGATCGGTTTGAATATCTAATATACATAACTCATGAGATAAATATATGCATAGGGAAGAATATGTGCAAATAGAAAGATTTGAAAGACTTTTACTtatgtaatgaaaactaatgtttggaaaattttaGTGCAAGCAATGAGAACCATTATAGAAATGCTTCATgataattgaattaaaataagaatacaTTGAATGATATAAATGAAAAGATGTTTTTATGAAGATCAAATTTAAACATGTTTTGATCATGGAGTATGTATACATTTGAGGAATATGTATGCAAGTAGAAATATTTAGACAaagttttttatgaaaaatgaaactaataaaatttttaaaatgattccAACTAATAAAGCATTTGAATGACAGCTGAAAAATAATGTTATGAGattgttccttcctgaccaaagaGAGCGGTTGGAGACGGGATCACAATGGCAGGCAGTGGGCTCCAGCGACGGGTCTGTCCGGGGGGCGActggcacctacaagcactccgacgctcaagtacGTGAGGGAGTAGAGAAAATGTAGTGTATCAATAGGTCAGATGGCAGGACATACCATGGCTCTAaaaagagctggttgatatagggGAGGAGGCGTCATCCGGCATGCATGCGTCGTGCATttgtaggtgatgggactgagtaTCCGGTGCTGGTAGAGGTTCCTAGGTGGCGAcaggaccctcattaatatggatgagatctgccattaatgaggatgggatttgAGGAGGGCGCACGGATACCCAGTAGAGGTTGTAATGATGCTGCGGTAGGCTAGCGCAGGATCAAGATCGGGCCAGATTGGGCCAAGAGAGATGGGCTAAGATCGGGCTGGGAGAGatgtaatgacccaaatttagTTATTTGATATTGTGCGATGCCTTGTGCTTGAATTGGTTAGCCTTAATGTGTTTAGTATGATATTTTTGGTggttattaattaagtgttgcGTATATGTTGGAGTATCCaacgaaatttaatttatatttgaataggAGCTTGGAATATCCGATGCAAGAagtcaaaattgaaattgagaagTGTTCGTGAGTGTGATTCGAAGCCTACAATAGTTGATTCGAATGGCTTCTTGAATTTTTGTGAGTATGATTCGAATGCTATAGTAGTGATTCGAATCAAGGTTAATTTGGATTAGATTTTGTGAGTATGATTCGAATGGTCTAGTAGTGATTCGAATCAAGGTTAATTTGGTTGAGATTTTGTGAGTATGATTCAAATGGTATCGTAGTGATTCGAATCAAGGCTAAATTGGATgagattttatgatttttgtaaGTGTGATTCGAATAGGATAGTGATGATTTGAATTAGGGATAAATTGGATgagattttgtgatttttgtaAGTGTGATTCAAATAGGATAGTGGTGATTTGAATCAGGGCTAAATTGGATGAGATTTTGTGAGTTTTGTGAGTATGATTCGAATCAAAGGCTAATTTTGATGAGATTTGGTGAGTTTTGTGAGTATAATTCGAATAGGATAGTCATTGATTCGAATCAAAGGCTAATTTGGATGAGATTTGGTGAGTTTTGTGAGTATGAACCGAATTGAAAGTGATTGATTCGAATTGGGTGAGAGTGATTCGAATTGAGAGTATGTGATTCGAATTGCCCATATTTTCAGTGTGCAATTTTTGCATTGAAACCCGATTTTGACCATGATTGagctcaaatctctcaaaacccCAAACATGAAAAGtgtagatctttctcttttatttctatatattcTTGAATCAGCCTAATCTGAGCttggacgagagagttatgcccaaaattcGAAAGGGTGTTGAATCTGTCCAAAAGCTGTGTTTTTCATTAATTctctcatatccggatatcttctTAATCCAGCGAGTGCGTTTTTCTGGATATAAGTTCCCAATCCATTCTCTTGACCAAGACCTTGGTTTTTCAAGTGTTATGTCAGATGATTTTTCGTGCGGTCGGCCACGCGTCTAAGCCCATTATTCTTTGTTTCGCGGCTATATAATAGAGTGATTATTGAGATAAGGGAGTTTTGGCAGTGAATTCGATCGAGAGCAgcgagaagaagaaaacaaaggaagaaggagaagagtttGGCAGGTGGTTCTCTTCTTCGCGTATCAGGCAAGCTTCCCGTTCCTCTTCATTTCCTTATGAAAGTTCATTCTTCTCCTCCTTAATTGATTACGCAAGCTTCTATATTCCTTTTACCAATATTGCTTCAACTCAAGTTAATTCTTCTTCACTGTTATCTCTCTAGTTTGCTTCCTTGTCGTTGAGTTACAGTGGGTTTTAATTGAGGATTTGTTAGGTAGATAAGTTTGTTAATGGCTAGTTTTAT contains the following coding sequences:
- the LOC127813317 gene encoding 14 kDa proline-rich protein DC2.15-like, with product MASKSLASTALLLSLNLLFFTLVSSQRVPPPTTPAPSPAGGCPQLGVCVNLLDSLVRIVIGKPPNNQCCSLIPGVLDVQAAVCLCAAIKVDALEILHIDLDVALGLILNHCGRTPPSGFRCPRA